The following is a genomic window from Scytonema millei VB511283.
CGCTAAAGCGGAGGTAATCGAACGTCATATCCCAAGCAAAGCGCATCGGACTGTGACAATAGCAAACATGAAGCTGCTGGGGACTGGCAAGTACGGCTTTGGCAACGGTATGAGACGAAGAAACGATCGCATCATAGGCACGCAAGTCTAATTGTTCGATCGCCAACGGCAACAAAGGGAGATATTTCTGTACGCCACTGCGCGAGAACGGTAAGTGTTGCAAAAATGTCGTACCAATTTTGCGCCCGAACAAATAACTTTGGGAATTAGTAGATTCAAAGTCAATCAGTGCGTAGAGATCGGCATTGATGCACCTGAGAATTTCTCGCACGACTAATTCCGAACCGCCAGTAGCTTGAGGCGTTAACCACTCATGGACAAGGGCATATTTCAAGGTTACACTTAGCTGAATTTTGACTCTATGAGAATTTATAGCTTAAATCAGGGAGCAGGGAGCAGGGAGCAGGGAGCAGAGAAGCAATTCAAAATTCAAAATTCAAAATTCCCCTACACCCCACACCCCACACCCCACACCCACATCGATCGCACCACTCACCCCTAAACTGAGAGTAGACGAATTGGGATTGGGTAATTATGCGAATTTTGATTATGGGTGGTACGCGCTTTATTGGTGTTTACCTAACCAAAATCCTAGTAGCGCAGGGTCATGAAGTGGTGTTGTTTAATCGCGGTAATCGCCCTATTCCAGTTGAGGGGGTAACTCAGATTCAAGGCGATCGCACTTCTCCAGAACAATTAAAGGCAAAACTATCTCAAGAGCATTTTGATGCCATTTACGACAATAACGGCAGGGAACTGAGCGATACTCAACCGCTAGCTGAAATCTTTCGCGACCGGGTGCAGCACTTTGTCTACATGAGTTCGGCTGGCGTGTATCTCCGATCCGACCAGATGCCCCACTTAGAAGGCGATCCCGTCGATCCTAAGAGCCGCCACCGCGGAAAGTATGAAACAGAGGCATACTTAGCTCAGATAGGCTTGCCCTTTACAGCAATTCGCCCTACGTATATCTACGGAGCTGGTAATTACAACGATTTGGAAAGCTGGTTTTTCGATCGCATCGTCCGCGATCGCCCGATTCCCATTCCCGCTAACGGGCTACACATAACTCAAATGGGTCACGTTGAAGATTTAGCTCAAGCAATGGCTCGGGTATTGGGCAACGAGAGAGCCATAGGGCAGGTTTATAACGTCTCTGGCGATCGCTACGTTACTTTTGATGGTTTAGCCCGCGCTTGCGCTGTAGCTGCCGGAAAATCGCCGGAAAAGCTAGCGATCGTACACTACGAACCGAAAAATTTTGATTTTGGCAAGCGCAAAGCCTTCCCCTTGCGAGTCCAGCATTTCTTTGCCAGCGTTGATAAAGCCATTACGGAACTAAGCTGGCAGCCACAATACGATCTAATTTCTGGCTTGAAAGACTCTTTTCAAAATGACTACCTAGCTACTGGACGAGACAAAGCCGAGATAGATTTTTCCCTAGACGAAGAGATTTTGAAGTAACGCCGTAGAAACTCGATTTATTGCGTTTCTATGATTTTTCGACTCCTGTGCGGACGGGTTTTGAATACAGATAGCTCGCTTCGTCTGTGAATTTTGTGCTAAACCCGTCCCTACGACAACTCCCTGCTCCCTGCTCCCTGCTCCCTCGCAGGCAACACATAAATCAACCCCGAAATCAAAGTCAAAGCAACAGAAAGCCAAAAAACTCCCAGTGCGGGGACGTGCCAAGTTGGGGGTAAAGGAGCAATCAATAAGGCGATCGCGGTAATTTGGCTAACTGTTTTGAGCTTGCCCCAAAGATTTGCTCCCGCGATCGCATTTGAACCCGTCAAGCTAGGAGAAACGCGCCAGCCAGCTATACTTAGTTCCCGCGCCAAAATCAAAAATACTCCCCAAGCAGGAAGTTGTCCTAGCTGAATCAGCGATAACAGTGGAGCCAGTACCAGCAATTTGTCTACCAATGGATCGAGAAATTTGCCAAGTTCAGTGATAGCGTTCAGTTTCCGGGCTAAATAACCGTCCAACCAATCCGTCAAAGCCGCAACCAAAAACACTATTAAGCAAAACCAACGTGCGGTTGCTGTCGTTACTGGCAAAAGATAAAGCAGCAATGGCAGGGCTAGAAGTCGAGAGAGAGTGACCCAGTTAGGTATATTCATCTATGCGAATGTGAGGAAATCATAAAGTTTAGATGAAGCTAAAGTCAGCAAGTTGAAGAGAAATTGACTGCTGAACAGCTCTATTTCTTGAGTAAAATCTTTGAAAAAGCCAACTTTACATTATCTTTACAAAGTGCGAGCGTAAGCAGGTTCTTGATAAAGATTCGACAAAATGTAAGTTAAAGTACTGTCATTCTAGCCAAGAGAGAGATTATATTCGGGATACAAGTTCAGTAAATCTACTTCGGTAAATCTACTTCAGTAATACTACGATCTATCCGATCCAGGTTTTAGTCGTGACAATGTACCAAGCACCGTTCCCCACCGCCATCAAAACTGTCGAACTTAAGTCTCCCCAGACACTAGATGCAGTTCATCCATCAGCCAGATCGGCTTTCAAGAGATGTTTGGACATCGTTGGCAGTTTAGTCGGACTGTCGATCTTGGCAGTTATCTTCATACCTTTAGCGATCGCCATCAAGTTAGACAGCCCAGGACCAATTTTCTACGGGCAAGAACGCTACGGACTGCAAGGACGAATATTTCGGATGTGGAAATTCCGTTCGATGGTTCCAAACGCAGACGCACTGAAGTCTCAAGTGAAAAACGAAGCATCGGGGCTAATTTTCAAAAACACGCAAGATCCAAGAATTACGAGAGTTGGTCGTTTCTTGAGAAGCACTAGCCTAGACGAACTGCCCCAATTTTGGAACGTATTAGTTGGAGACATGAGTTTAGTAGGTACTCGTCCACCAACTGCTGACGAAGTTGCTCAGTACAACGATCGCCACTGGCAAAGATTAAACGTGAAGCCGGGTTTAACGGGAGAGTGGCAAGTCAGCGGACGCTCTAGCATTAAAGATTTTGAAGAGATTGTCAATCTCGACCTGCGCTACCAAAAAATGTGGCATCCCTTCTACGACTTGTTCATCATTGCTAAGACTGTGTACGTAATTTTTGCTAAAGTAGGTGCTTGCTAAGCAGCAATTAACGATCGGCAACCAGTTGATATAGAATTCCTTGGGGGACGACCAGCCTGTATACGGCTGGTTTTTATTGCGTCTAAATTGTAAAAGTAGGGGCGCATAGCTATGCGCCCCTACTACCAAGAAATTTGCGATCGCTCTCGTACGACTTGTTGATAAACTGCTTGCGTTTGTCGGGCTAACTTGCTCCAATTAAAGCGGCGATCTAAATCCTCATAAGCATTGTCAATTAGCCATTGCCGATAATCGGGATTTTTTAAGACTTCTAAAATTCCCCAGGCAAGGGAGTCAGAGTTATTCGTCCAAGTCACAACTCCAGTCTTGGTATGCTGCACGACTTCTGGAAATCCGCCCGTATCGGAGACAACGACGGGTACGCGGGCAGCGAAGCTTTCTAGGGCAACAATCCCAAACGGTTCGTAGAGGCTAGGAAACACGGCACAATCAGCCACTGCTTGAAATTTATCGAGAAAGTCGTCGTACATAAAACCTGTGAAATAGCACTTGTGCCAAATACCTAGATCCCAGGCTTGACGCTTCAAAGCTTCGGTATTACCACCACCAACAAGTACGAATTTAGCACGACCACCCATTTCCCACAGCACTTTGGGAGCTGCATTCAGCATCACGGACACGCCTTTTTCGTAAGTCATACGACCGACGTAGTAAACGATCTTCTCATCATCTTCAGCATATTGACGGCGGAAGTGCCAATAATCAAAATCTTGCCGTCTGTGCTTCTTTTCAGGACGGATACCGTTATAAATGACATCGATTTTGTCCCAAGGACTCGCCAGCGCCCGTTCTACTTCGCGCCGCATGTAGTCGGTACAGACGATAATTCGCCAAGCATTATAAGCGAGTAATTGCTCTTTGCCGTTGATGTAGCGCTGTTCTTCGGTATAGATACCGTTGTAACGACCGTGTTCGGTAGCGTGAATTGTAGCAATCAGGGGGATTTTAAAATTATGCTTGAGGGCGATCGCGGCATCTGCTACCAACCAGTCATGGGCGTGGATCAGATCGAACGGTTCTTCTTCTAAGATCAACTTTGCGCCGTGGCTACCCATGCTTTCATTCATGTTTGCCACCCAATGGAAAAAGTCATGTCCCCAGGCAACTGGGACCCGATGTACGTGGATTCCCTCGAAAAGCTCGTACATTGGTGCATGACCGAATTCCACTGTCACCATGTGGACTTCATGCCCTAGTTTGACCAGTTCGGGGTAGAGTTCCCCAACATGCCGAGCAATGCCTCCGACAATGCGCGGCGGAAATTCCCAGCTTAATACGAGTATTTTCATCGACCCCAATCCCTGCGACTTACTTGCTGCTTACCTACAATCTATCTAAATGTATAGGATTGGAATTTGAATGAGTATTCTCACTCAATTCTTCACAAAATTTAACTTCCTAGTTTGACAAATTTTGCCGAAAAGCCAACCAAGCAGATGTGGCTTCCGGCAGTGAAGTGACACCTTTATGCAGCAAAATGACTCCATCTTGAAAGCCGACAATCCCATATTCGCCTGTATTAAAGAGTCGATCGATCAGTTTTACATTGTCTTGTAACTGCTGGCGATCGCTTGTAAAAGCAACTTGATACTGTTGCAGTTGCCAGAGGTCGGCAATTGCATATTCTACCTGAATGACTTCCCTCGCATCATTACGCAACTGCAATCCTGGTAGACGCAGGATCTCGCGACGGCTGGAAAGGTGAGGCACGATATGAGTGGTTGCCGATACACTCGCTTGTGGGGGAATTTGTGCTAGCAGCGATCGCATTTGGCTAACGTGTTGCCATTGACGCGGTAGGGAAATATGTACCCAAGGTTGAATCGAATCGGGAATTAAAAAGTAAAGCGTCCGGTTGGGATTGTAGGCAATTGTAATTACTAGGGAAAGACAAATACATCCAATCCAGAAGCGCTGAAACTTGGGCTTAAAGACTTTAGGATGCACTGACCACCACAAAATCGCGCCGTAGAATAATCCTGGGACGACGCTCATGGCATAGCGAATCGTAATTGCTAGAACGGATTCACCTTGACCTAAGAATAGTTTTAACAGAGGAAAACCCGCGATCGCCCAAGCCGTGCCAGACAGTGCGGGAACGAAAGCCAAAGGCAGCCATTGCCCCAGTAAATACAAAAATGTCCCAGGAAAAGGAGTCACTAATTCTACGAGCAATCGCCAAGGATTGCTGACAATTCCCCAAATAATCTCAACGGTAGACGCATCTTCCCCAGTTGCATACTGTCCGAACCGCTCCATCATGAAGCGCTTGGAAATATCCTCTGAAAACAGCGGCATGATTGAATTTGTCAAAGCCAGCATGTAGCCAAAACTGAGAATGCATGTCGCTAAACCAGCACGGGGAAAACGCCGACTTAAAACCATATAAGCCCCTACCCCAAATAACCCAATGCCGCTATCTTCCCTCACAGCTAAAAGCAGCACTGCCAGCAACCAAAAGACCCACCACTTGCGTTTTTCCATTGCCAGCAGAATACCAAACGTAAGTAAAGGTATCTGGCTAATGTCGTGGAAGTTAGTTAAAGTTGGACCAACAACAGCGATCGCGCCATAAAAACTCACGCTAACCATCGCTGCTAAGAGTGGTTCGAGATACAAGCGAGCCAAGAAATATAAAACAATCCCAGCAGCGGTGACTAGAACGACCTGTAACACGCTCAAAGTCGCCGGAGATGGGAAAAGGGCATATAGCGGTAGCCAAACGAGTAAGGCAGGGGTAAAATGCTGTCCTAGCCGATGGTAGTAAACCTCTGGGATTTCTCCAGCATGAACGACGTTCGTGGATAGGCTAGAAGAAAGAGAACTCTGGAAAAATCTACCGTGAATCCCATTCCAGAAAACTTGATTGAATATGCCCTGGTCGAAAGTCGCATAGAAGCTATAGTACCGATGCAAGACCAGAATTAATCCCACGAGCAAAAAAGCGATCGCACCACCTGTTATTAACTTTATGCCTGGTTGTTTTTGCGATCTCAACGCCTGTAGTTTCAACATTTGTAATCTCAACATTTTCACTCCTCACGAATCTGCGTTTTAAGCATTAAGTTTTGATTCAACTTTCAATCAGACTTTGGTAATAGTAAATTGATTTTTTCGAGAACAGCTCCAGAGTAAATTGTAAAACTCAACGAGCTGTACTGCCGATCGCGACATTCGCTCGACTGAAGGTTCATATTACAAAAAAGTTAAGCGCACTTTAAAACATCAGTGATTACACTGATGTTTTTCATGATAAATGTATTTCTAAATCAAACTATATTTAAGTATTTATACTGATAAACTTTATTACATTATAGTTTTTTCAGCAAGCTAGCCATGTATACCGACTTTAAATAAAAACCTTTCGTAATAAACTATTTCAGCTTTTTTTATTGCATATTAGACATACAAATATTCAGGAAAATTGCGGTTGGTTGTATATTCGATTTAGCATAAATTAAAAATATGCTTGAGTGATTTTACATACAAAAACTCTAGGAACTATGTAATTAACGTGCAAAATATTAGTTGTCTATCCGCAACAAAATTGGTTGTAAATACTACGTTTGAATGCTGAAACAGATGGTTTGCTGCCTGTTATTGGATGAAAATCAACCTGAATCAACTGTAACTATTGCTGCAAAAACAGTTCTATTTGTTCGTAGTTTGACAAAGCAGACTTGCTAGTATCCAAAGCCTACAGATGCCAAATATCTTGTTGAGTTGCAAGAGTTACACGGTGGTATGAATTACCGATTTTCCTACCTACAGTTTCTAGAAAATGTATTAGTTCTTTACAAAAAAAGGAGATGACTATGACTGCGCTTCTACTAAATCATCCCGCTCAAACTATTTCTCTTTGCGATTTGCTAGAGAGACTACCACAATATCCCAACGATCGCGATTTCGGTTCGGACATCAACGAAGCAAATCGTTTACTTTTGTCTGATGAATATAGTATTTCACAAAAAATAAAGTGCTGTTTTGAGTGGATGTCTCGTTCTCAACCTTGTTTATTTGGTCGGATGGCTGCTTTAGGTTCAGAGGGTCTTGCTGTTAATATATGTTGGCTCTCTGAAAATGATATTGCCTTGGGAGACCTCTACTTAATTAGAAAAATTCAAGCGGAACGTAGAGCTTGGAAAGATAGAGCTGAGAAGGGTGAAAGTCATGGATTCTTAGTTATGTTTAACAGTAAAAAGCTAGCTTTTGCTAAACCAAGTTTAGAATTATTAGAGGTTTGCAAGCATATCTCCGATCTCTATTTCATCGAACACGCTCCTACTGAAGCCGACGTAATTTATACAGAAGCAATACCGCTGCGAGATCGAGCGGGAAAGCTGGCTATTTTCAAAGCTGGAGCGAATATATTTTATCCAGGAGCGCATAAAACCCGCAACCATGACCGTCGATTACCTGGAGGATTACTGATTTCAATTAACTCTCCAGGTCACTATGCAAATTCTCTCATACTACGTGGGCTAGCTAAGTCAATTTCTGAAGCTGTAGAGTTTATTAGACAGGTAGCTTGGCGTTCTATCGGTAATGGCGGAATGGGCGATCGTAAAATTCAAAGTACTACTTGGCACAATCAGGATCTATCTCGTCCTCCATCTCAATGTCCAATGAAGCATCGTCCTCCTTATATTCCGATTGACTTTTCTACAAAAACATACTCTAGTTTGTATCATACAGATGTTCTTTCACCTACCGCAGTCACAGTCGATCCAACAGATATAGATAAACTAGGAGCCAATTATGAAAACTTAGAGGCTTGGAGCGAGCTACGCACTGATTACTTAACAACAAAAGTTTACGAGCCTAAAGATAGAAATTACGCTTTATTTCACGGGCATCCTATTTCGGAAGAAGCGAAATATCATAATCCCTGGTCTCCAATTCGACCATCTAATCAGCCAGGATTGCACTATGGATATTCCGAATACCTAGAGGAAATCTAAATCCGCAGTCGGTTAAAGAAGTTGTTGTCAGACTGAAAGGCTGGATGCAAGGTTGAAAATTTTTACAATTGGTTCTGTTTTAATTGAGGCAGAAATATGTCAAATACTTCATCTTCCCTCATTTTTGACAAAGGGAGAGCTGTAGGAGCTATGATTCTTTCCTCTGCTTGCTGGGGACTGGCTACAGTCATGAGTAAAGCAGCATTAGGTTCTGTTCCTCCTTTACATTTACTAGCAATTCAACTAGCATCCAGTATTACTTTTCTGTGGACGATCGCGCTACTAACCAAACAATATCCCTCATGGAAATGGCAAACGTTGAAATATAGCCTGACTGGGATTTTAGAACCAGGATTTGCTTATATTTTTGGGATGTTGGGACTTGTTATGACCACTGCCAGTAATGCCTCGCTAATTGGCACAACTGAACCCATTATTATTATTGCGATTTCTTGGATATTCTTACGCGAGAAAGTGACAAAAACTTTTCTGCTTTTTACTGGCTTTGCTTTGGCAGGAGTGATTTTAATCATCAGTCAAGATCTCAACCTACTCCAATTCAATAGTCAATCGTTCTTGGGAGATTTTTTGATTTTTATTGGTACATTTTGTGCCGCACTCTATGTGGTGATATCTCATCGTATAGTAGGGAGCGATCGCACTCTCTCTCCCTTATCCTTAGCAGCAATACAACAAACTGGTGGTTTTATCTTAGTAACTTTAGTTTGGTGGGCTGGCATACTCGGTAGAGAAGTGATGAATTTGCCAGGATTAAATATAGGTGTGTGGTTATTGGCGATCGCCTCTGGGATCGTACAGTACGCCCTTGCCTTTTGGTTCTATCTCATCGCTCTTAGAGAGATCGCTGCTGGTACTGCGGCTCTATTCCTTACCCTGATCCCAGTTTTTGGTGTAGGCGGAGCATATCTGTTTTTACACGAGCAGCTCACGTTATGGCAGTGGATAGGAGCTACCTTGATTGTCTCAGCAGTGTCCGGCATTACTTCGCAGCAGAAGTAATTCTATTCGCAAACCACATGCGCAGGTGACTAATTCCGATCGTTACTGCAAAATGAAATAAGGATAAGTTATAACTAGCTCCCATGCCTACCGCGCTTGCCGATTCCAAAAACTTGCTCGCTGATGCGATCGCTAAGTACTCTCATAAAGTTGATTATTTGCTCGTTCGCCTCGAAGAGTCCCAGGGAACAGATATTATGCTGCGGGGCAATAAGATAGAAACATTGAGCGAAGGAATTTCGATCGGCGGGCAAGTTCGCGCGTGCTACAAGGGCGGTTGGGGATTGAGTAGTTTTAATAAATTATCCGATCTCAACTCTAGAATCGAAGAAGCGATCGCGGCAGCGCGAATTGTGGGTAATCATGAAACCCTGCTAGCAGATATCGAACCAGTGCAAGCTACCTGCTTTGTCCCCTTGACAGGAACCGATCCGCGTCACGTTCCGCTAGCACAAAAAAAGGAATTATGCGATCGCTATGGCGAAATTCTCAAAAGCGCGAGCGATCGAATTACCACTACGTCAGTCCGTTACGGCGATATTTGCCAGCGAGTCATTATTGCCAGTTCGGAAGGAACGTTAATCGATCAATCTTGGGTGGACATGGAAATGCGCTTTGCTGCAACTGCACGCGATGGGGATACAGTCCAGACAGGTAGAGAAACCACTGGTTCTCGCAAGGCTTATGAGGATTTAGTGAGTTTGGATGCCCAAGTCCAAAGTGCAGCTCAAAGAGCTGTAGCAGCGTTGTCTCTACCTTCAGTTAAAGGCAACACCTATACTGTTGCGATCGATCCGATCCTCTCTGGTTTATTCGTTCACGAAGCCTTCGGGCATCTTTCTGAAGCAGATATGGCGTATGAAAACCCCGATCTGCTAGAAGTTATGAGCATGGGACGGCGCTTTGGACCCAAGGAGCTACAAATTTTTGATGGTGCAGCACCCCAAGGACATCGTGGTAGTTACTTCTACGACGATGAAGGGACTCCGGCGACAACGACGCAATTAATTCAAGATGGCGTTTTGGTTGGTAGGCTCCATTCACGCGAAACTGCTGGCAAGTTGGGAGAAACACCCACAGGAAACGCTCGTTGTCTCAGCTATCACTACGCTCCCATCGTCCGCATGACAAACACTTGGATCGAGCGGGGGACGACACCAGTGGCAGATTTATTTACCGATATTAAAGAAGGAGTCTACGCCCGCAACTGGTTGGGAGGGATGACTAATGGTGAAATGTTTACCTTCAGCGCAGGAGAAGCTTGGCTAATCCGCAATGGTAAACTTGCCGAACCCGTGCGCGATGTTACACTGTCGGGAAATGTCTTTCAAACCCTAGCAGATATCGAGGCGATCGGAGATGATTTCTACTGGGATGAATCTGGCGGCTGTGGTAAAGGCGGGCAAAATGGTTTACCTGTTGGTTGCGGCGGTCCCAGTTTGAGAATTCGGAATGTGGTTGTAGGTGGAGAAGCGTGTTGAATTCGGAATTCCAACACTCTGCTTTAAATGCTTACCTTTGGTTCCTTGCGCCATTCTTTCAAAACTAAAGCCGATCGCAGGATAAAAATTAGTAGAGAGATACCTGCGATCGCATCCGTCCAAATTAATAAATGCATCTTTCCAGAAAATACATGTTGAACTGAATAAAGGTAATGTCCTGGACTAGAAAGTCCAGTTATAGAATAAATTCCTAAACATACATACGCAGCCCAAAACATGTCTTTAACGTACAACACATAGCCAACAACGCCAAACGTTGTTAGTACGATCCAAGCAAGATAAATACTATCGGGAGTAATCCAATTAGGTTGGGGATACTTATCATAGGATACAAAATTATCTGAGTAGTGCAAGATAGTGGAAATAACATTAACAATTAGTAGTATGAATAACGCAGTTCGATTGATTTTCTTACCATCCATTGTAATAAGTCTCCTTATTGTTGAGATATTGGCTGAATTAAAGATGACAAATTAAGTTTTCTTACCAGCGCAGAATTGGCAATGGATTAAGTGGATGTTTTATAGCATAACTTCCTAACACTTTGGCGATCGCACTGGGATAAAAGCTGTAAGTTGGAAATGCTTGATGAACTTCGCGAACATAACTTTTAGGTAAGCCAAAACGCAGTTTTCCAAAACTTACATCAATCCAGTCAGCTTGACGCATTGATTCTACAAGGTTGGCAAATTCACCTTTATAAGTTCTAATTTTGTGGTGGTTGC
Proteins encoded in this region:
- a CDS encoding DMT family transporter, which gives rise to MSNTSSSLIFDKGRAVGAMILSSACWGLATVMSKAALGSVPPLHLLAIQLASSITFLWTIALLTKQYPSWKWQTLKYSLTGILEPGFAYIFGMLGLVMTTASNASLIGTTEPIIIIAISWIFLREKVTKTFLLFTGFALAGVILIISQDLNLLQFNSQSFLGDFLIFIGTFCAALYVVISHRIVGSDRTLSPLSLAAIQQTGGFILVTLVWWAGILGREVMNLPGLNIGVWLLAIASGIVQYALAFWFYLIALREIAAGTAALFLTLIPVFGVGGAYLFLHEQLTLWQWIGATLIVSAVSGITSQQK
- the pgsA gene encoding CDP-diacylglycerol--glycerol-3-phosphate 3-phosphatidyltransferase; the protein is MNIPNWVTLSRLLALPLLLYLLPVTTATARWFCLIVFLVAALTDWLDGYLARKLNAITELGKFLDPLVDKLLVLAPLLSLIQLGQLPAWGVFLILARELSIAGWRVSPSLTGSNAIAGANLWGKLKTVSQITAIALLIAPLPPTWHVPALGVFWLSVALTLISGLIYVLPAREQGAGSRELS
- a CDS encoding glycosyltransferase family 4 protein — encoded protein: MKILVLSWEFPPRIVGGIARHVGELYPELVKLGHEVHMVTVEFGHAPMYELFEGIHVHRVPVAWGHDFFHWVANMNESMGSHGAKLILEEEPFDLIHAHDWLVADAAIALKHNFKIPLIATIHATEHGRYNGIYTEEQRYINGKEQLLAYNAWRIIVCTDYMRREVERALASPWDKIDVIYNGIRPEKKHRRQDFDYWHFRRQYAEDDEKIVYYVGRMTYEKGVSVMLNAAPKVLWEMGGRAKFVLVGGGNTEALKRQAWDLGIWHKCYFTGFMYDDFLDKFQAVADCAVFPSLYEPFGIVALESFAARVPVVVSDTGGFPEVVQHTKTGVVTWTNNSDSLAWGILEVLKNPDYRQWLIDNAYEDLDRRFNWSKLARQTQAVYQQVVRERSQISW
- a CDS encoding NAD-dependent epimerase/dehydratase family protein: MRILIMGGTRFIGVYLTKILVAQGHEVVLFNRGNRPIPVEGVTQIQGDRTSPEQLKAKLSQEHFDAIYDNNGRELSDTQPLAEIFRDRVQHFVYMSSAGVYLRSDQMPHLEGDPVDPKSRHRGKYETEAYLAQIGLPFTAIRPTYIYGAGNYNDLESWFFDRIVRDRPIPIPANGLHITQMGHVEDLAQAMARVLGNERAIGQVYNVSGDRYVTFDGLARACAVAAGKSPEKLAIVHYEPKNFDFGKRKAFPLRVQHFFASVDKAITELSWQPQYDLISGLKDSFQNDYLATGRDKAEIDFSLDEEILK
- a CDS encoding sugar transferase — encoded protein: MYQAPFPTAIKTVELKSPQTLDAVHPSARSAFKRCLDIVGSLVGLSILAVIFIPLAIAIKLDSPGPIFYGQERYGLQGRIFRMWKFRSMVPNADALKSQVKNEASGLIFKNTQDPRITRVGRFLRSTSLDELPQFWNVLVGDMSLVGTRPPTADEVAQYNDRHWQRLNVKPGLTGEWQVSGRSSIKDFEEIVNLDLRYQKMWHPFYDLFIIAKTVYVIFAKVGAC
- a CDS encoding DUF2079 domain-containing protein, whose amino-acid sequence is MLRLQMLKLQALRSQKQPGIKLITGGAIAFLLVGLILVLHRYYSFYATFDQGIFNQVFWNGIHGRFFQSSLSSSLSTNVVHAGEIPEVYYHRLGQHFTPALLVWLPLYALFPSPATLSVLQVVLVTAAGIVLYFLARLYLEPLLAAMVSVSFYGAIAVVGPTLTNFHDISQIPLLTFGILLAMEKRKWWVFWLLAVLLLAVREDSGIGLFGVGAYMVLSRRFPRAGLATCILSFGYMLALTNSIMPLFSEDISKRFMMERFGQYATGEDASTVEIIWGIVSNPWRLLVELVTPFPGTFLYLLGQWLPLAFVPALSGTAWAIAGFPLLKLFLGQGESVLAITIRYAMSVVPGLFYGAILWWSVHPKVFKPKFQRFWIGCICLSLVITIAYNPNRTLYFLIPDSIQPWVHISLPRQWQHVSQMRSLLAQIPPQASVSATTHIVPHLSSRREILRLPGLQLRNDAREVIQVEYAIADLWQLQQYQVAFTSDRQQLQDNVKLIDRLFNTGEYGIVGFQDGVILLHKGVTSLPEATSAWLAFRQNLSN
- a CDS encoding TldD/PmbA family protein, which codes for MPTALADSKNLLADAIAKYSHKVDYLLVRLEESQGTDIMLRGNKIETLSEGISIGGQVRACYKGGWGLSSFNKLSDLNSRIEEAIAAARIVGNHETLLADIEPVQATCFVPLTGTDPRHVPLAQKKELCDRYGEILKSASDRITTTSVRYGDICQRVIIASSEGTLIDQSWVDMEMRFAATARDGDTVQTGRETTGSRKAYEDLVSLDAQVQSAAQRAVAALSLPSVKGNTYTVAIDPILSGLFVHEAFGHLSEADMAYENPDLLEVMSMGRRFGPKELQIFDGAAPQGHRGSYFYDDEGTPATTTQLIQDGVLVGRLHSRETAGKLGETPTGNARCLSYHYAPIVRMTNTWIERGTTPVADLFTDIKEGVYARNWLGGMTNGEMFTFSAGEAWLIRNGKLAEPVRDVTLSGNVFQTLADIEAIGDDFYWDESGGCGKGGQNGLPVGCGGPSLRIRNVVVGGEAC